In a genomic window of Occallatibacter riparius:
- the flgK gene encoding flagellar hook-associated protein FlgK, translating into MGTINSAFSIIAGALNADQSGLSIIAGNVANANTPGYTRQRPTFHENSTVTINGRSFGTGVLETGAQSIRDRVLMERLDQQQQVASASGARLSALNLLQNLFTPASGSNVSAAGDIGTDITSFFNSFASLEANPGNNALRQQVLSSGKMLAADISNTASSVNAQRAAVDREAAGVASQVNALTASIATLNQQIQSMSAGGDAGTLEDERQQDLNQLSQLIGINQITTENNGLTITTTAGQTLVSEGVATRMTTGIVGGVTHFFIGANNDVTIGLTGGGGQLGGYLTARDQDIPQVMGQLDQLAFGISVEVNAQNAKGIDLNGNAGAAIFSQSTTMAGSAMNMKVVMTDPNQIAAAAVGQGTGDNTNAIALAQLGTQVNPAILNGLTLPDGTTLAGGQTLLTGQTPSGYFSGFVISLGSTVAQVETENTAENASVTQLQTMNNSLSQVNLNDEASALTTLERSYQAASRVFGLLNSIMSSALNLGQQTAVS; encoded by the coding sequence ATGGGAACGATTAACAGCGCATTCAGCATTATTGCTGGGGCTCTCAATGCGGACCAGTCGGGGCTGAGCATCATCGCCGGCAACGTGGCCAACGCCAATACGCCGGGCTACACGCGCCAGCGGCCGACGTTCCACGAAAACTCTACGGTCACGATCAATGGACGGTCGTTTGGGACGGGAGTGCTGGAGACAGGTGCGCAGTCGATCCGGGACCGGGTGTTGATGGAGCGGCTGGACCAGCAGCAGCAGGTAGCGTCGGCATCGGGAGCACGGCTCTCGGCGCTCAATCTGCTGCAGAACCTGTTCACGCCGGCCTCGGGATCCAATGTTTCGGCGGCCGGCGATATCGGCACGGACATCACCAGTTTTTTCAATTCGTTTGCGTCGCTCGAAGCCAATCCCGGCAACAACGCGCTGCGGCAGCAGGTGTTGTCGTCAGGGAAGATGCTGGCGGCCGACATCTCGAATACCGCGTCGAGCGTCAATGCACAGCGGGCAGCGGTGGATCGGGAGGCTGCGGGAGTCGCGAGCCAGGTGAATGCGCTGACGGCATCGATTGCCACCCTGAACCAGCAGATCCAGTCGATGTCGGCTGGCGGCGACGCGGGAACTCTCGAGGACGAGCGGCAGCAGGATCTGAACCAGCTTTCGCAACTAATCGGGATTAACCAGATCACGACCGAGAACAACGGCCTCACGATTACGACGACGGCCGGGCAGACGCTTGTATCCGAAGGTGTGGCGACGCGGATGACGACCGGGATTGTAGGCGGCGTGACGCACTTCTTCATCGGCGCTAACAATGACGTGACGATTGGGCTGACGGGCGGCGGAGGGCAACTGGGTGGATACCTGACGGCGCGCGACCAGGATATTCCGCAGGTGATGGGACAGCTCGATCAACTTGCTTTCGGGATTTCGGTCGAGGTGAACGCGCAGAACGCGAAGGGCATCGACCTGAACGGTAATGCGGGCGCGGCGATCTTTTCGCAGTCGACGACGATGGCGGGAAGCGCGATGAACATGAAGGTTGTAATGACCGATCCCAACCAGATTGCGGCGGCGGCTGTTGGACAGGGAACCGGGGACAACACGAATGCGATCGCATTGGCGCAGCTTGGGACGCAGGTCAATCCGGCGATTCTGAACGGTCTTACCTTGCCGGATGGAACGACGCTTGCGGGGGGCCAGACGCTGCTGACCGGCCAGACACCGAGCGGGTATTTTTCGGGGTTCGTGATTTCGCTGGGGTCGACGGTGGCGCAGGTGGAGACGGAGAACACGGCCGAGAACGCGTCGGTGACGCAACTACAGACCATGAACAACTCGCTCTCGCAGGTGAACCTGAACGACGAGGCTTCGGCGTTGACCACGCTGGAGAGGAGTTACCAGGCGGCGTCAAGGGTGTTCGGGCTGCTGAACTCGATCATGTCGTCGGCGTTGAACCTGGGGCAGCAGACGGCGGTGTCGTAA
- a CDS encoding flagellin N-terminal helical domain-containing protein, whose product MRVDPSYVTNLVGALNQTQLNAQQLTAELSSGVRVTSLSKDPLAAGQNVLLLNQMQQDDSFTLSTNQVTGQLQVADSALGQVVAQLTQAIALATSANNGTMNANNRMSIANQIAGIRAEVLSLANTSYQGQFIFAGGKTGNSPFALSTATTPATVTYSGDADVNYLQSPSGQQIQLNVPGRQIFSAGGANDVFAALNNLVADYQAATLDTPMAVADTTALNTAMNWISQQRVTIDNSITQLSSAAAAASSQQTQLTAAQTDLMQADVGQISTQLAMAETQQTALMSVIAQLGSGSLFDKL is encoded by the coding sequence ATGCGGGTGGATCCTAGCTATGTCACGAATCTGGTGGGGGCGCTTAACCAGACGCAGTTGAATGCGCAGCAGTTGACTGCGGAGTTGTCGAGCGGCGTGCGGGTGACGTCGTTGAGCAAGGACCCGCTGGCGGCGGGGCAGAATGTTCTTCTGCTGAACCAGATGCAGCAGGATGACTCGTTCACGCTGTCGACGAACCAGGTGACGGGGCAGTTGCAGGTGGCAGATTCGGCGCTGGGTCAGGTGGTGGCGCAACTGACGCAGGCGATCGCGCTGGCAACGTCAGCGAACAACGGGACGATGAACGCGAACAACCGGATGTCGATCGCGAATCAGATTGCGGGGATTCGGGCCGAGGTTCTGTCGCTGGCGAACACGAGCTACCAGGGACAGTTCATCTTTGCGGGCGGGAAGACAGGGAACTCGCCGTTTGCTCTGTCGACGGCGACGACGCCGGCCACGGTGACCTACTCGGGCGATGCGGATGTGAACTATCTTCAGTCGCCGAGCGGGCAGCAGATTCAGTTGAATGTTCCGGGAAGACAGATCTTTTCGGCGGGGGGCGCGAACGACGTGTTTGCGGCGCTCAACAACCTTGTGGCGGACTACCAGGCGGCCACACTGGACACGCCGATGGCAGTGGCGGATACGACCGCGCTGAATACGGCGATGAACTGGATCTCGCAGCAGCGGGTGACCATCGATAACTCGATCACGCAACTGAGCTCGGCGGCGGCGGCGGCGAGCAGCCAGCAGACGCAGTTGACGGCGGCGCAGACGGACCTGATGCAGGCGGATGTGGGACAGATATCGACGCAGTTGGCGATGGCGGAGACGCAGCAGACTGCGCTAATGTCCGTGATTGCGCAGCTTGGCTCGGGGAGCTTGTTCGATAAGCTCTAG